DNA sequence from the Halorussus limi genome:
GCGTCGAACCGGGGGATTCCGTGCCGTCGACCCGCTCTCGCTACTCATTCTCGCAGGGCCTCCTCGCGCTCGACGGCTTCCATCGTGGTCTCCTCCACGTCCATCGCCACGACCGCGGGCTTGTAGGCCCCGCCGTCGAACAGGTCGTGGTCGCCGACCGACGACTCCACGAACCGGGTGAACGCCCGGCGCTCGGGCGGCAGGCGGCCGTAGAGCACCTCCTCGTCCACGAGGTCGTAGACCGGGATGCGGGGCGTGAGCAGGGTGTTCTCCGCGACCACCGAGTTCTCGCCCACGACGAACCCGGAGGTGACGCGGCATCCCGCACCGAGCGACGCGCCGTCCTCGACCACGACCGGCGCGTCCTCGACGGGTTCCAGCACGCCGCCGACGAGCGTGTTCGCGCCCAACTTCACGTCCGCGCCGATTTGGGCGCACGACCCCACGGTGTCACAGGAGTCCACGAGCGTCCCGTCGCCGACGTGCGCGCCGATGTTCACGAAACTCGGACTCATCATGATGCAGTCCGAACCGAGGTACGCGCCCCGGCGAATTACGGTCCCGTCGGGCGTGTTTCGGGTGCCGCGGTCGGGCAGGTCCCCGGTCTCGCGCAGGGGAAGCACGTCGTGGTAGGTCACGTCGCCGTACTCCCGGCCGGCAATCGACCGCAGGCCGAAGTTCAGCAGGATGCCGCGCTTGACCCACTCGTTGGACTCCCACTCCC
Encoded proteins:
- a CDS encoding 2,3,4,5-tetrahydropyridine-2,6-dicarboxylate N-succinyltransferase; amino-acid sequence: MSLESDIDDLWHRYDEGNLSADSAGPEELDALDAFLDALETGEVRAAEKRGGEWESNEWVKRGILLNFGLRSIAGREYGDVTYHDVLPLRETGDLPDRGTRNTPDGTVIRRGAYLGSDCIMMSPSFVNIGAHVGDGTLVDSCDTVGSCAQIGADVKLGANTLVGGVLEPVEDAPVVVEDGASLGAGCRVTSGFVVGENSVVAENTLLTPRIPVYDLVDEEVLYGRLPPERRAFTRFVESSVGDHDLFDGGAYKPAVVAMDVEETTMEAVEREEALRE